From a single Candidatus Syntrophosphaera sp. genomic region:
- a CDS encoding prepilin-type N-terminal cleavage/methylation domain-containing protein translates to MLRKLKNQKGFTLIEILVVVIIVAILAALAVPIYMRYVEKSRSTEAQTAIAAIRKTYDVYRQTNGTTQDFTIEKAMRETNLGQSTQKNWKFEVTGNPPKKFIATSTEEFAGGPDKQVWYDVDDAKFHGYGIDQFTDPNTEGMQTDTN, encoded by the coding sequence ATGCTCAGGAAACTGAAAAACCAAAAGGGATTCACCCTAATCGAAATCTTGGTGGTGGTGATCATCGTTGCCATCCTGGCAGCGCTGGCCGTGCCCATCTATATGCGTTACGTGGAGAAATCACGCTCAACTGAAGCCCAGACAGCGATCGCCGCGATCCGCAAGACCTACGATGTGTACAGGCAAACCAACGGCACCACGCAGGATTTCACGATTGAGAAAGCCATGCGCGAGACCAACCTTGGCCAAAGCACGCAGAAAAACTGGAAGTTCGAAGTGACCGGCAATCCGCCCAAAAAGTTCATTGCCACCTCCACGGAAGAATTCGCCGGCGGACCTGACAAACAGGTCTGGTATGACGTTGACGACGCCAAATTCCATGGCTACGGAATCGACCAGTTCACCGATCCCAACACAGA